The Drosophila gunungcola strain Sukarami chromosome 3L unlocalized genomic scaffold, Dgunungcola_SK_2 000003F, whole genome shotgun sequence genome contains a region encoding:
- the LOC128258130 gene encoding uncharacterized protein LOC128258130 isoform X2: MEQYIVPLEEPVYSDLQSLVLQDDQQLVFNDQQQVVYQTAAPAQYQQPQQSAAPTYHIIGGDDLAQQQQQHQQQQQQQQQQQQQQQQQQVVMHHQQHQVQQVHYQQQDAQQQQQQQQLHLEQQQQQQYVQHQQQPPAIQHTQQIYYTSEQVLQPNAIVQHMQQQKKQQQVMQQQQQQQQQQQQQQYQQHAPAYQVQAAPQGQAQLLQSPQQQHQQAQQPQTLQLQTSPAQQQPQQHQQIVYRMTTTQQPQRPIGMLNNTHVIVQQQPVLIQAQQHQELIMRQTAIHPYNNRVVYATSPQQQQQQQHVIQQHVQQQQVQQQQVQQQQQMQLQATGQTAHLVQARVVPQQTQNVVYQQLQVQKVPQQQAPQQQQPQLVAQQQPQLVTTTASGGTQLVRAAFRKSPRGGAVVSRPGTLITTRPTLTPTIVRQVRPRGGAVGSMPGGLVRNMRPAGLRPTRAPLMVQTSGSDGQTMQIVTQAQMKQITISTNLGQPQQQPQQQQLQQQQPRHIYRTHMVTDGNPQAQQPHQHMLMVRHSPIRYRAPVTLTSAVSAPVPAPAPAANPAAGVVQPSNIGMDLEERIQAAVLKKEQQKPAPPTQAVAPNQLQSMQIGTGTTLTTYYPGGAASQEEEQQQQQQVVQSQAQGIRPASGASMTLAEYKKRQTLSASPAPVAAPNPGLAPMRANTPGTMVRPTAKITPTQPPTGALAPGTRIMQPQRAIPAAVVAPLPAPPAATQGSSVMKTSHNNYEIHSQHVLNNRAGQEIADRDKNSAKMLVILASGEQRLITFTLPRESCTVQDLLEQVGVPFDHTTSIQCVEHRGANVDFVVTVGFTVQESTSELISRAEESLQMNRSQDNQAPVAGASANSGPATSSASPAYAQANAAAEQAKREAASSASGNPSVGAVSSAGSTASAPSEGRKLIDGFLAVCQLCGFTGMDHARCERCKRVFPEPPKRKSYMPKPSASSSPASSSSSEPVSAAVSAAEKKRELAAARFSKQIGVTYGSGVGVGGRGRGSLAMRGGRARGGRRVAEVDPVVLLSSEDEADDGESNSETGNQSSNNSKLNSNGSLHDLPAAFACEPNLPEIDEELFYKDFSRGDVTDLSDIAEPEKFSISLSCSCVRLVPYKFEITEPVCFTSKGVRLAGILKDKDEKFVLHIHKQEVIKVIAHFGNVEPARPLVTLYLLKTCAQYVKNQLQLPDDQPHEQIGFKTHSYHTRRLILLFDSVSLSARELIKSMFICVDEISSTDAAEILERIADSDRKTQDKSSQPAPRQLRADEQVSLLMYPPKGTGSLCIRMEDYVCLTKESYLNDIIIDFYLLWLRNTLIPEPQRERTHIFSTFFYKRLTTLTRPADMKQTAAQKRHARVQKWTKVVDIFDKDFIIVPINEQSHWFLAIICFPNLKGPVTFDTNQPVEPQHLKRARGKKVSLQIGNTTITPLTKRGEGGQLPAALTADNVCRIADDESERDEAEGDDSDMASEDSENSNSAKEPAATPTSTTASTPSQSNSQPTPIGPARNIASDEVPAVKQPLILIFDSLAGASRSRVVATLRDYLTCEYRVKKPDAQAHVFNKDNMPGHCVKVPQQNNFTDCGLYLLQYVEQFFSEPIRDYRLPIKQLTNWFDFLTVTKKREDIANLIQQLMDDGNQQQRQILPVIEFPTLNGQLVEYPEDTESAEFEEEEGHDDEDPTSEMHDENNAGTDMEVDPVNEEPAQGAKTVSLATVTTTTTATTGKRFVLKRRLHNGSISSPSNGNGEASSNGGPLMMPQLVSTATGATGVSPGVAHITPRGPSGSLKIRKIEP, encoded by the exons ATGGAGCAATATATAGTGCCCCTAGAGGAGCCCGTCTACTCGGATTTGCAG TCCTTGGTTCTGCAGGACGACCAGCAGTTGGTGTTCAACGACCAGCAGCAAGTTGTCTACCAAACGGCAGCTCCTGCTCAATATCAGCAGCCCCAGCAGTCGGCTGCACCCACATACCACATAATCGGAGGCGATGATCTCgctcagcagcaacagcagcaccaacagcagcagcagcagcaacaacaacaacaacaacagcagcagcagcagcaagttGTAATGcaccaccagcaacatcaAGTGCAGCAGGTTCACTACCAGCAACAGGacgcacagcagcagcaacagcagcagcaattgcatctggagcaacagcaacagcagcaatatgtgcagcaccagcagcaaccaCCCGCCATTCAGCACACGCAGCAGATCTACTACACTTCTGAGCAAGTTTTGCAACCAAATGCCATAGTTCAACATATGCAACAGCAAAAGAAACAGCAGCAAgtgatgcagcagcagcagcaacaacaacagcagcagcagcaacagcagtatCAGCAACATGCCCCCGCCTACCAAGTCCAAGCTGCTCCCCAAGGGCAAGCCCAATTGCTGCAAAGcccccagcagcagcatcagcaagcGCAGCAGCCACAAACGCTGCAGTTGCAGACATCGCCGGCCCAGCAGCAAccgcagcagcaccagcagatTGTCTACCGCATGACCACCACCCAGCAGCCACAAAGACCCATAGGG ATGCTGAACAATACGCACGTGATTGTGCAGCAGCAACCTGTGTTAATCCAGGCCCAACAGCATCAGGAACTGATTATGCGCCAGACGGCCATTCATCCGTACAACAATCGCGTCGTCTATGCCACTTCtccacaacagcagcagcaacaacagcacgTCATCCAGCAGCAcgtacagcagcagcaagtgcagcagcaacaagtccagcagcaacagcagatgCAACTGCAGGCCACGGGCCAAACAGCCCACTTGGTTCAGGCTCGTGTTGTGCCCCAGCAAACCCAAAACGTTGTCTACCAGCAGTTGCAAGTGCAAAAAGTTCCACAGCAGCAGGCgccacaacagcagcagccgcagttGGTGGCTCAACAGCAACCGCAACTAGTGACCACCACTGCGTCAGGAGGAACCCAACTTGTCAGAGCCGCGTTCAGGAAATCTCCTCGAGGTGGAGCTGTTGTGAGCAGACCAGGAACGCTAATCACCACTAGGCCCACGCTTACGCCCACAATCGTACGGCAAGTTCGCCCGCGAGGAGGAGCTGTGGGTTCAATGCCCGGTGGATTGGTTAGGAACATGCGTCCTGCCGGCTTGCGACCCACTCGAGCCCCATTGATGGTGCAGACCAGCGGCAGCGACGGTCAGACAATGCAAATTGTGACTCAGGCCCAGATGAAACAGATCACCATCAGCACGAATCTCGgccagccgcagcagcagccacagcaacagcagttgcaacagcagcagccgcgTCACATCTATCGCACCCATATGGTTACCGACGGAAATCCCCAAGCGCAGCAGCCTCATCAGCATATGCTGATGGTGCGGCATTCTCCGATTCGTTATAGGGCTCCTGTAACGTTGACCTCAGCTGTTTCGGCACCAGTTCCGGCACCGGCTCCTGCAGCAAATCCCGCAGCAGGAGTGGTGCAACCAAGCAACATAGGCATGGATTTGGAGGAGCGGATTCAGGCGGCAGTGCTGAAGAAGGAGCAACAGAAGCCTGCACCACCGACGCAAGCGGTGGCCCCCAACCAACTGCAATCCATGCAAATTGGAACGGGCACCACCCTCACCACTTACTATCCTGGAGGAGCTGCCTCGCAAGAAgaggagcaacagcaacagcagcaggtgGTGCAGAGTCAGGCGCAAGGAATTCGCCCGGCCAGTGGAGCCAGCATGACACTGGCGGAGTACAAGAAGAGGCAGACCCTGTCGGCCTCGCCAGCTCCTGTTGCGGCACCAAATCCGGGCCTGGCACCCATGAGAGCCAACACTCCTGGAACCATGGTTCGGCCAACGGCCAAAATTACGCCCACGCAACCACCTACTGGAGCTTTGGCCCCGGGCACCAGAATTATGCAGCCTCAAAGGGCGATACCGGCGGCAGTGGTGGCTCCACTTCCAGCGCCACCAGCGGCTACCCAGGGATCATCCGTGATGAAGACCTCGCACAACAACTACGAGATCCACTCGCAACATGTACTGAATAACCGAGCCGGTCAGGAAATTGCAGACCGCGATAAGAACAGTGCCAAGATGCTGGTGATCCTGGCCAGCGGCGAGCAGCGTTTGATCACCTTCACTTTGCCACGCGAATCCTGCACGGTGCAGGATCTCCTCGAGCAGGTGGGCGTGCCATTCGACCATACAACCTCCATCCAATGTGTCGAGCATCGCGGTGCCAATGTGGACTTTGTGGTCACCGTGGGCTTTACGGTGCAGGAGTCAACCAGCGAACTGATTTCACGTGCGGAGGAGAGTCTTCAGATGAACCGCTCGCAGGATAATCAAGCACCGGTAGCAGGTGCATCCGCCAATTCTGGTCCTGCCACCTCCAGTGCTTCGCCTGCCTACGCCCAAGCAAATGCCGCAGCGGAGCAGGCAAAACGCGAAGCGGCCAGTTCGGCAAGTGGAAATCCATCAGTTGGGGCGGTATCGTCTGCCGGCTCCACGGCATCTGCTCCCTCGGAGGGCAGGAAGTTGATCGATGGCTTCCTGGCCGTCTGCCAGCTGTGTGGCTTCACTGGAATGGATCACGCACGCTGCGAACGTTGCAAACGCGTCTTCCCGGAGCCGCCGAAACGCAAATCCTACATGCCCAAGCCCAGTGCTTCATCATCGCCAGCTTCTTCGTCCTCCAGCGAACCCGTATCGGCAGCTGTGTCTGCGGCGGAGAAGAAGCGAGAGTTGGCAGCAGCAAGATTTAGCAAACAAATCGGAGTGACCTACGGATCGGGAGTGGGAGTTGGAGGACGGGGCCGGGGATCCCTGGCCATGAGGGGAGGAAGGGCCAGAGGAGGCCGCCGAGTGGCCGAAGTGGATCCCGTGGTGCTGTTGAGCAGCGAGGACGAAGCTGATGACGGCGAAAGTAACTCTGAGACAGGAAAT CAATCGTCAAACAATTCCAAACTGAACTCCAATGGCAGTCTGCATGATCTTCCCGCCGCCTTTGCCTGCGAGCCAAATCTGCCAGAGATCGATGAGGAACTTTTCTATAAAG ACTTTTCCCGCGGTGATGTTACGGATTTGTCGGATATCGCAGAACCGGAAAAGTTCTCCATATCCCTGAGCTGCAGCTGCGTGCGTTTGGTGCCCTACAAATTCGAGATTACAGAGCCG GTCTGTTTCACCTCCAAGGGCGTCCGGCTTGCGGGCATCCTCAAGGACAAGGACGAGAAGTTCGTGCTGCACATACATAAGCAGGAGGTCATCAAGGTGATAGCCCACTTTGGAAACGTCGAACCCGCGCGACCACTGGTCACGCTATATCTTCTCAAGACCTGCGCGCAGTATGTCAAGAACCAGCTCCAGCTGCCCGACGATCAGCCCCATGAAC AAATCGGCTTCAAGACGCACAGCTATCACACTCGCCGCCTTATTCTGCTGTTCGATAGCGTCTCCTTGTCCGCCCGCGAACTCATTAAGTCGATGTTCATTTGCGTGGACGAGATTTCCTCCACCGATGCAGCCGAGATTCTCGAGAGGATCGCTGACTCCGATCGCAAGACGCAGGACAAGAGTTCGCAACCAGCGCCTCGCCAGCTGAGAGCAGATGAGCAGGTCAGTCTGCTCATGTATCCGCCGAAGGGAACCGGAAGCCTGTGCATCCGCATGGAGGACTACGTGTGCCTCACCAAGGAGTCCTATCTCAACGATATCATCATTGATTTTTACCTGCTCTGGCTGAGAAACACTCTGATTCCTGAGCCTCAACGCGAGAGGACGCACATCTTCAGCACATTTTTTTACAAGAGATTAACTACGCTAACACGCCCAGCGGACATGAAACAAACGGCAGCTCAGAAGCGTCACGCCAGGGTGCAAAAGTGGACCAAAGTGGTCGATATATTTGATAAGGATTTTATTATAGTTCCCATCAACGAGCAGTCGCATTGGTTCCTAGCCATAATATGCTTCCCTAACCTAAAAGGTCCTGTGACGTTCGACACAAATCAGCCCGTGGAACCGCAGCATCTGAAGCGAGCCAGGGGCAAGAAGGTATCGCTGCAGATTGGCAACACCACCATAACCCCGCTTACGAAACGCGGAGAGGGTGGACAACTGCCTGCAGCTCTGACCGCCGACAACGTTTGCCGGATAGCAGACGATGAGAGCGAAAGAGACGAGGCGGAGGGCGATGACAGCGACATGGCCTCGGAGGACAGTGAAAACTCAAACTCGGCCAAGGAGCCAGCGGCCACGCCAACCTCCACGACTGCTAGCACCCCCAGTCAATCCAATTCACAGCCCACTCCCATCGGTCCAGCGAGAAACATTGCTTCCGACGAGGTGCCAGCCGTTAAGCAACCGCTGATCCTCATCTTCGACTCACTGGCGGGCGCTTCGCGAAGTCGCGTTGTGGCCACATTGCGGGATTACCTCACATGTGAGTACCGGGTGAAGAAGCCGGATGCGCAGGCGCACGTCTTCAACAAGGACAACATGCCGGGCCACTGCGTCAAGGTGCCGCAGCAGAACAACTTCACCGATTGCGGCCTGTACCTCCTGCAGTATGTGGAGCAGTTCTTCAGCGAGCCGATCAGAGACTATAGGCTGCCCATCAAGCAGCTGACCAATTGGTTCGACTTTCTCACTGTGACCAAGAAGCGCGAGGACATTGCCAATCTCATCCAGCAGCTGATGGACGATGGCAACCAGCAGCAAAGGCAGATTCTGCCGGTGATTGAGTTCCCCACGCTGAACGGGCAGTTGGTGGAGTATCCTGAAGATACGGAGAGCGCAGAGtttgaggaggaggagggtcACGACGACGAGGATCCCACAAGCGAAATG CACGATGAAAACAATGCCGGCACGGACATGGAAGTGGATCCCGTAAACGAAGAGCCAGCGCAGGGAGCGAAAACCGTCTCGTTGGCCACCGTGACCACCACGACGACGGCCACGACTGGCAAGCGGTTCGTGCTAAAGCGGCGCTTGCATAATGGATCCATATCGAGTCCCAGCAACGGAAACGGAGAGGCCAGCAGCAATGGAGGCCCACTGATGATGCCCCAGCTGGTAAGCACGGCAACCGGGGCGACGGGCGTTTCGCCCGGAGTCGCGCATATCACGCCACGTGGACCAAGCGGAAGTCTGAAGATCCGCAAGATCGAGCCGTAG